Proteins encoded by one window of Acuticoccus sp. MNP-M23:
- a CDS encoding phosphotransferase family protein: MSAGQALDLDAVARWLRTVMPDLGGPLTAEKFADGQSNPTFRIDAGGRRLVLRRKPPGPLLKSAHAVEREFRVQQALAGRGVPVPRMIALCEDEAVIGTAFYVMAHVDGVTHDDPRLPGLSPQARGAIGLEMARVLAAIHKVDIDAAGLGDYGRPGNYYARQIERWTRQYRASETETIDAMEALIHWLPAHMPPDDGRISLVHGDYRLDNLLFAPGGTNCVAVLDWELSTIGHPFADLAALLMQWRLPPGRQGRGLAGVDRAAGGLVSDADFVAAYCADAGIETMPDLGFHLAFCFFRMAAILQGVKKRGLEGNASNPERAAELGKAVPLYAEGGADAAGAG, translated from the coding sequence CCTTGGCGGTCCGCTGACGGCGGAGAAATTTGCCGACGGGCAGTCCAACCCCACCTTCCGCATCGATGCCGGGGGGCGCCGGCTTGTTCTTCGCCGCAAGCCGCCGGGGCCGTTGTTGAAGTCCGCCCATGCGGTGGAGCGCGAGTTCCGGGTTCAGCAGGCGCTGGCGGGGCGCGGGGTGCCGGTGCCGCGGATGATTGCGCTTTGCGAGGACGAAGCGGTCATCGGCACGGCGTTCTACGTGATGGCGCATGTGGACGGTGTGACGCATGACGACCCGCGCCTGCCCGGACTGTCGCCGCAGGCACGCGGTGCCATCGGGCTGGAAATGGCGCGGGTGCTCGCCGCAATCCACAAGGTCGACATCGACGCTGCCGGCCTTGGAGACTATGGCCGGCCCGGCAATTATTATGCCCGCCAGATCGAGCGGTGGACCCGCCAATACCGGGCCAGCGAAACCGAGACCATTGATGCCATGGAAGCGCTGATCCACTGGCTGCCCGCGCATATGCCGCCGGATGATGGCCGCATCAGCCTCGTCCACGGCGACTACCGGCTCGACAACCTGCTCTTTGCGCCAGGCGGCACGAACTGCGTGGCGGTGCTCGACTGGGAGCTGTCCACCATCGGCCACCCCTTTGCTGACCTTGCCGCGCTGTTGATGCAGTGGCGCCTGCCGCCGGGCCGGCAGGGCCGGGGCCTTGCGGGGGTCGACCGGGCGGCAGGGGGGCTTGTATCCGACGCGGATTTCGTTGCCGCGTACTGCGCCGATGCCGGTATTGAAACCATGCCCGACCTCGGCTTCCATCTGGCCTTCTGCTTCTTCCGCATGGCGGCGATTTTGCAGGGCGTGAAGAAACGCGGGCTGGAAGGCAACGCCTCAAACCCCGAGCGCGCCGCCGAACTGGGCAAGGCCGTGCCGCTTTATGCCGAAGGCGGCGCGGACGCTGCCGGGGCGGGTTGA
- a CDS encoding calcium-binding protein has product MLTFTGTNLPELITGEDGDDTLDGGGGEDTIMGYIGNDVVYGNSGDDILYGNDGNDLIDGGNRMDSIVGGFGLDTLTGGLGRDTIYGDIANGTLGDDDVIMGGAAVDSILGGGGDDTICGEDGIDLLFGDDGDDSICGGTGSDIIQGDDGDDLLFGEDGNDAISGGGGFNLIDCGLGADRVFGGGFDDTVYGRDGKDDVRGYGGDDLIILGAHNDKADGGTGDDSIEGGSGLDQIHGGNGNDTLIAGDGPDLCFGDNGDDSIVGGVGADTLFGLTDDDTLIGGRSSDILNGNSGNDSLSGDQAADSLRGEWGNDTLDGGRGNDTLRGDANADLLIGGAGHDLMFGGTDNDTLDGGRHNDTLDGESGDDLLLGGANTDVLNGGLGNDTLEGGTGRDDLLTGGTGADHFVFGLSHGAFDRITDFERGIDKIDLTGIGTDFAALRIVTDGAESAKLVTGEGNIIVAGVGTDELAASDFLF; this is encoded by the coding sequence ATGCTGACGTTCACCGGCACCAACCTGCCCGAGCTCATCACCGGCGAAGATGGCGACGACACGCTGGACGGCGGCGGCGGCGAAGACACCATCATGGGCTACATCGGCAACGATGTGGTCTATGGCAACAGCGGTGACGATATCCTCTACGGAAACGACGGCAACGACCTGATCGACGGCGGAAACCGGATGGATTCCATCGTTGGCGGGTTCGGCCTCGACACGTTGACCGGCGGCCTCGGCCGGGACACGATCTATGGCGATATCGCGAACGGAACGCTGGGCGATGACGACGTCATCATGGGCGGCGCCGCGGTGGACAGCATTCTTGGCGGCGGTGGAGACGACACGATCTGCGGTGAGGATGGTATCGATCTCCTGTTCGGCGACGATGGCGACGATTCAATCTGTGGCGGTACCGGCAGCGACATCATCCAGGGCGATGACGGCGACGACCTGCTGTTCGGCGAGGATGGCAACGACGCCATCAGCGGCGGCGGCGGCTTCAACCTGATCGACTGCGGCCTCGGCGCCGACCGCGTGTTTGGCGGCGGCTTCGATGACACGGTCTACGGCCGGGACGGCAAGGACGATGTGCGCGGCTATGGCGGCGACGATCTCATCATCCTCGGCGCCCACAATGACAAGGCCGATGGCGGGACCGGCGACGACAGCATCGAGGGCGGCTCGGGTCTCGACCAGATCCACGGTGGCAACGGCAACGACACGCTGATCGCCGGCGACGGTCCGGATCTCTGCTTCGGTGACAATGGTGACGACAGCATAGTTGGCGGCGTCGGCGCCGATACGCTGTTCGGCCTTACCGACGACGACACCCTCATCGGCGGCCGCAGTTCGGACATTCTGAACGGCAATTCGGGCAACGATTCCCTGTCTGGCGATCAGGCCGCCGACTCGCTGCGCGGCGAATGGGGCAACGATACCCTGGACGGCGGCAGGGGCAACGACACCCTGCGCGGGGATGCCAACGCAGACCTCCTCATCGGCGGCGCCGGCCACGACCTCATGTTTGGCGGCACCGACAACGATACCCTCGACGGCGGCCGGCACAACGACACCCTCGACGGCGAGAGCGGCGACGATCTTCTCCTCGGCGGAGCCAATACGGATGTCCTGAATGGCGGTCTGGGCAACGACACGCTGGAGGGCGGCACCGGTCGCGACGATCTCCTCACCGGCGGCACTGGCGCGGACCATTTCGTGTTCGGCCTGTCCCATGGCGCGTTTGACCGGATCACCGATTTCGAGCGTGGTATCGACAAGATCGACCTCACCGGGATCGGCACCGACTTTGCCGCGCTTCGCATCGTCACCGACGGGGCAGAGAGCGCAAAGCTCGTCACCGGCGAGGGCAACATCATTGTCGCAGGCGTTGGCACCGACGAACTCGCCGCATCCGATTTTCTGTTCTGA
- a CDS encoding 3-hydroxyacyl-CoA dehydrogenase NAD-binding domain-containing protein — MSETPVTTERVGRIGLVAIDNPPVNAASHAVRAGIASAIDALAADDGVDAIALYGVGRTFIAGADIREFGKPPQSPGLTQVCSHIEACAKPVVALIHGTTLGGGLEIALGCHARVALPGTQVGFPEVTLGLIPGAGGTQRAPRLTGIKAALDLITSGKRIDADAALTLGLIDRLGEGPPREAAIKAGEDIVSGALPHRRTGELGVAPDEAALDAKTAEIARKQPNLFAPVRCVEAVAASARLPIADGIALERTLFEACLESPQRAGLVHAFFAERAVAKIPEASATPRPVERIGVIGGGTMGSGIATAFLLAGYSVTMVERDADGLARGQATVEKNLAGAVKRGKLSEARLADINAGAFSGATTVDALAEADLIIEAAFEDMAVKQDLFSQLDKAAKKGAILATNTSYLDVDAIAAITSRPADVIGLHFFSPAHVMRLLEVVVADKTAADVVATGFAVARKLGKVAVRAGVCEGFIGNRILSHYRKAAEYLVMDGASPAEVDRALEDFGFAMGPHAVFDLAGLDIAWAARKRLAATRPAEERYAAYADKLCEAGQFGRKTGRGFYLYGEDVDGRPQNPEALAFIEAEREKAGITPRTFSAEEIVQRYLTAMIAEAARVVEDGTALRPIDVDAVLLFGYGFPRFRGGPLFLADTIGAARLVRRMEDYAQEDPFYWQVPPLLRTLAEEDRTFASLNG, encoded by the coding sequence ATGAGCGAGACCCCCGTCACCACCGAACGCGTCGGCCGGATCGGCCTCGTCGCCATCGACAATCCGCCCGTCAACGCCGCCTCCCACGCCGTCCGCGCAGGCATTGCGTCGGCCATCGACGCTCTGGCGGCTGACGACGGGGTCGACGCCATCGCGCTTTACGGCGTCGGCCGCACCTTCATCGCCGGGGCGGACATTCGCGAATTCGGCAAGCCGCCGCAGTCGCCGGGCCTCACGCAGGTGTGCAGCCACATCGAGGCGTGCGCCAAGCCGGTGGTGGCGCTGATCCACGGCACCACGCTGGGCGGCGGCCTTGAAATTGCCCTCGGCTGCCATGCGCGCGTAGCGCTGCCGGGGACGCAGGTCGGCTTTCCGGAGGTCACGCTCGGCCTCATTCCGGGCGCAGGCGGCACCCAGCGCGCCCCGCGCCTCACCGGCATCAAGGCAGCGCTCGACCTCATCACCAGCGGCAAGCGCATCGACGCCGACGCAGCGCTGACGCTTGGCCTCATCGACCGGTTGGGCGAAGGGCCGCCCCGCGAGGCTGCCATCAAGGCCGGAGAGGACATTGTGTCCGGCGCACTTCCCCATCGCCGCACAGGAGAGCTTGGCGTTGCCCCCGACGAAGCGGCGCTGGATGCCAAGACCGCAGAAATCGCCCGAAAACAGCCGAACCTGTTTGCGCCGGTCAGATGCGTGGAGGCCGTGGCAGCGTCCGCCCGCCTTCCCATCGCCGACGGGATCGCACTGGAGCGCACGCTGTTTGAAGCGTGCCTTGAAAGCCCGCAGCGCGCCGGTCTCGTCCATGCCTTCTTCGCCGAGCGCGCAGTCGCGAAGATCCCGGAGGCATCGGCGACACCGCGCCCCGTGGAGCGTATCGGCGTCATTGGTGGCGGCACGATGGGCTCCGGCATTGCCACGGCCTTCCTGCTGGCCGGCTACAGCGTGACCATGGTCGAGCGCGATGCCGACGGTCTGGCGCGCGGGCAGGCGACTGTCGAAAAGAACCTCGCCGGCGCGGTGAAGCGCGGCAAGCTCAGCGAAGCCCGGCTTGCCGACATCAACGCCGGTGCCTTCTCCGGCGCCACCACGGTCGATGCGCTGGCGGAGGCGGACCTCATCATCGAGGCCGCATTCGAGGACATGGCCGTCAAGCAGGACCTTTTCAGCCAGCTGGACAAGGCTGCCAAAAAAGGCGCGATCCTCGCCACCAACACCTCATACCTCGACGTGGATGCCATCGCGGCAATCACGTCCCGCCCCGCCGACGTGATCGGCCTGCATTTCTTCTCGCCCGCCCACGTCATGCGCCTTCTTGAGGTTGTGGTGGCGGACAAGACCGCGGCCGACGTGGTCGCCACAGGCTTTGCCGTTGCGAGAAAACTCGGCAAGGTGGCCGTGCGCGCTGGGGTCTGCGAGGGCTTCATCGGCAACCGCATCCTCTCCCACTACCGCAAGGCCGCCGAATATCTGGTGATGGACGGTGCCTCCCCCGCAGAGGTGGACCGCGCGCTGGAAGATTTCGGCTTTGCCATGGGGCCGCACGCAGTGTTCGACCTTGCCGGCCTCGACATTGCGTGGGCCGCCCGCAAGCGCCTTGCCGCCACCCGGCCGGCCGAGGAGCGTTATGCCGCCTATGCCGACAAGCTGTGCGAGGCCGGCCAGTTCGGCCGCAAGACAGGCCGCGGCTTCTACCTTTACGGCGAGGACGTGGACGGCCGCCCGCAAAACCCCGAGGCGCTCGCCTTCATCGAGGCAGAACGGGAAAAGGCCGGCATCACGCCGCGCACCTTCTCCGCCGAGGAAATCGTCCAGCGCTACCTCACCGCAATGATTGCCGAGGCGGCGCGCGTGGTGGAGGACGGCACGGCGCTCCGCCCCATCGACGTGGATGCAGTGCTGCTGTTCGGCTACGGCTTCCCCCGCTTCAGGGGCGGGCCGCTGTTTCTGGCAGACACCATCGGCGCTGCCCGGCTGGTTCGCCGGATGGAGGACTACGCGCAGGAGGACCCGTTCTACTGGCAGGTTCCGCCGCTTCTGCGCACCCTCGCCGAGGAGGACCGGACTTTCGCGAGCCTTAACGGCTAA
- the dgcA gene encoding N-acetyl-D-Glu racemase DgcA — MRQLTVRAETFPIRGSFRISRESRTEAKVVVAEITHGELRGRGECVPYPRYRESVEGVVADIEAQADAIGNGMSSAELQSVMPAGAARCALDCALLDFESKLSGQSVADRFGIQLAPVTTAYTISLGEPDAMAEAAAACGHKFLKIKLGLSLGDDDRIRAVRNAVPDALLVVDANEGWGDSNLLRNMSACAAAGVALVEQPLPAVRDGVLATLSHPVPICADESAHTAEGIAKLKGRYDAVNVKLNKAGGLTEALKMVETARAADLKVMLGCMLGTSLAMAPAVLAAQNVDFVDLDGPLLLERDRDEALHYEGALLHPPARDLWG; from the coding sequence TTGAGACAGCTTACCGTTCGAGCCGAGACCTTCCCGATCCGCGGTTCGTTCCGCATCTCGCGGGAATCGCGGACCGAGGCAAAGGTCGTCGTCGCGGAAATCACCCACGGCGAGCTGCGCGGCCGCGGCGAGTGCGTGCCCTACCCCCGCTACCGGGAAAGCGTCGAGGGTGTCGTCGCCGACATCGAGGCGCAGGCGGATGCCATCGGCAACGGCATGTCTTCCGCAGAACTTCAGAGCGTGATGCCCGCCGGCGCTGCGCGGTGCGCGCTCGACTGCGCCCTCCTCGACTTCGAGTCCAAGCTGTCCGGCCAGTCCGTTGCGGACCGCTTCGGCATTCAGCTGGCGCCGGTGACCACCGCCTACACCATCTCGCTGGGCGAGCCGGATGCGATGGCCGAGGCGGCGGCGGCGTGCGGCCACAAATTCCTGAAGATCAAGCTCGGCCTCAGCCTTGGTGACGATGACCGCATCCGCGCGGTGCGCAACGCGGTGCCCGATGCGCTTCTGGTGGTGGACGCCAACGAGGGCTGGGGGGATTCTAACCTCCTGCGCAACATGTCGGCCTGCGCTGCTGCCGGCGTTGCGCTGGTGGAGCAGCCGCTGCCAGCGGTGCGTGACGGGGTGCTCGCCACCCTTTCGCACCCGGTGCCGATCTGCGCCGACGAGAGCGCCCACACCGCCGAGGGCATCGCCAAGCTGAAAGGCCGCTACGACGCGGTCAACGTGAAGCTCAACAAGGCCGGCGGCCTCACCGAGGCGCTGAAGATGGTGGAGACCGCGCGCGCGGCCGACCTCAAGGTGATGCTCGGCTGCATGCTGGGCACGTCGCTCGCCATGGCGCCCGCCGTGCTTGCCGCCCAGAACGTGGACTTCGTGGATCTCGACGGGCCGCTTCTCCTGGAGCGCGACCGTGACGAGGCGCTACATTACGAGGGTGCCCTGCTCCATCCGCCCGCCCGCGACCTCTGGGGCTGA
- the dgcN gene encoding N-acetyltransferase DgcN, with the protein MEISRPYLLFLGDVPDALAAKTGLGIVDWRRDWCVGQWRLPGCKADAKLPEMNAAEGADAGAKTMIVGVVNAGGKLPEHWISSIEDALAAGMDVAAGLHQRLADIPRIAEAAKKHGRKLLDVRRSTENFETGKGTKRPGLRLLTVGTDCSVGKKYTALALEAGMQAAGLDARFCATGQTGVFISGRGAAIDAVVADFISGAAEWLSPATEPATWQLVEGQGSLFHPSFAGVSLGLLHGAQPDAFVVCHEPTRTNMRGVAHPLPTIAEVIEATIAMGKLTNPAIRPVGIAINTAALAETDALETLEAAAAKHDLPATDPVRFGVDPIVKRIMTEFPS; encoded by the coding sequence ATGGAAATTTCCCGCCCCTACCTCCTCTTTCTGGGTGATGTGCCCGATGCACTGGCCGCCAAGACCGGGCTTGGCATCGTCGACTGGCGGCGCGACTGGTGCGTTGGCCAATGGCGCCTGCCCGGCTGCAAGGCCGACGCGAAGCTGCCCGAGATGAATGCTGCCGAAGGGGCAGACGCCGGTGCAAAGACCATGATTGTCGGCGTCGTCAATGCCGGCGGCAAGCTGCCCGAGCACTGGATCTCCTCCATCGAGGACGCGCTCGCCGCCGGCATGGACGTTGCCGCAGGCCTCCACCAGCGGCTCGCCGACATTCCGCGCATTGCGGAAGCTGCCAAAAAGCACGGCCGAAAGCTCCTGGACGTGCGCCGCAGCACCGAAAATTTCGAGACCGGCAAGGGCACCAAGCGGCCGGGCCTGCGCCTCCTCACGGTGGGCACGGACTGTTCGGTCGGCAAGAAATACACCGCGCTGGCGCTGGAAGCCGGGATGCAGGCCGCAGGGCTCGACGCACGCTTCTGCGCCACGGGGCAGACCGGCGTGTTCATCTCCGGCCGGGGCGCTGCCATCGACGCCGTGGTCGCCGATTTCATCTCCGGCGCCGCCGAATGGCTCTCCCCCGCCACCGAGCCCGCAACTTGGCAGCTGGTGGAGGGCCAGGGCTCGTTGTTCCACCCCTCTTTCGCGGGGGTCTCCTTGGGGCTCCTCCATGGCGCACAGCCCGATGCGTTCGTCGTCTGCCACGAGCCGACGCGCACCAACATGCGGGGCGTTGCCCATCCGCTGCCCACCATTGCCGAGGTGATCGAAGCCACCATCGCCATGGGCAAGCTCACCAACCCCGCCATCCGCCCGGTGGGGATTGCGATCAACACCGCGGCGCTGGCCGAAACCGACGCGCTCGAAACACTGGAAGCAGCCGCCGCAAAGCACGACCTTCCCGCAACCGACCCGGTCCGCTTCGGCGTGGACCCGATCGTGAAGCGCATCATGACGGAGTTCCCTTCTTGA
- a CDS encoding ABC transporter permease, with the protein MDARVPAAMPTVDAERRGDGVRLSFAGAWTINTAEIAEHLPRDNQVGEAAAVSFDLAGVSEIDSAGAWLIHRLRARLEFAGRRVTLNNVDDQLAYLLKEIEARAGDPVLRPRRPYAVVRALASIGQSVVSAKQDMIAMLSMLGVFGLRLVTACTHFRHLRITSILANFDQTCRGAVPIVMLMSFLIGLIIAQQGGLYLRSFGADLFVVDLSGVLILREMGVILAAILVAGRSGSAFTAEIGSMRMQEEVDALHVIGLDPVEVLVVPRMMALIIALPLLTFLSDIAALTGAALISWAYLGITPDLFIQRLNEAVTPVEFYIGIAKAPFMALIIGLVACSEGLKVGGSAESLGRHTTSAVVKSIFLVIVVDGVFAVFFGAIGI; encoded by the coding sequence ATGGATGCACGCGTCCCTGCAGCGATGCCCACCGTCGACGCCGAGCGGCGCGGCGATGGCGTGCGATTGTCGTTTGCCGGCGCGTGGACCATCAACACGGCCGAGATTGCCGAGCATCTGCCACGCGACAATCAGGTCGGCGAGGCCGCGGCCGTGTCGTTCGACCTTGCCGGGGTTTCCGAAATCGATTCCGCAGGCGCCTGGCTGATCCACCGCCTGCGCGCCCGGCTGGAATTTGCCGGCCGCCGTGTGACGCTGAACAATGTGGACGATCAGCTCGCCTATCTCCTGAAGGAGATCGAGGCGCGTGCCGGTGATCCGGTGTTGCGCCCCCGGCGGCCCTATGCTGTCGTCCGTGCGCTGGCGTCCATCGGGCAATCCGTGGTTTCGGCAAAGCAGGACATGATTGCGATGCTGTCGATGCTGGGGGTGTTCGGCCTCCGCCTCGTCACGGCGTGTACGCATTTTCGTCACCTGCGCATCACATCCATCCTCGCCAACTTCGACCAGACCTGCCGCGGGGCGGTCCCGATCGTGATGCTCATGAGCTTCCTGATCGGCCTCATCATCGCGCAGCAGGGCGGGCTGTATCTGCGCTCCTTCGGGGCGGATCTTTTCGTGGTCGACCTGTCGGGCGTGCTGATCCTGCGCGAGATGGGCGTGATTTTGGCGGCAATTCTGGTTGCAGGCCGGTCGGGATCTGCGTTTACCGCGGAAATCGGCTCCATGCGGATGCAGGAAGAAGTGGACGCGCTCCACGTCATCGGCCTTGACCCTGTGGAAGTGCTGGTGGTGCCGCGGATGATGGCGCTGATCATCGCCCTGCCGCTCCTGACCTTCCTGTCCGACATTGCGGCGCTGACGGGCGCTGCATTGATTTCATGGGCCTATCTCGGCATCACGCCCGACCTCTTCATCCAGCGGCTCAACGAGGCGGTGACGCCGGTCGAGTTCTATATCGGCATCGCCAAGGCGCCGTTCATGGCGCTGATCATCGGCCTCGTCGCTTGCAGCGAGGGGCTGAAGGTGGGCGGCAGCGCCGAAAGCCTCGGCCGCCACACCACCAGCGCGGTGGTGAAGTCGATCTTCCTCGTCATTGTGGTGGACGGGGTCTTTGCAGTCTTCTTCGGGGCCATCGGCATATGA
- a CDS encoding ABC transporter ATP-binding protein: MSVAHDHTVIGNDAAKGAAPDNIIEVRDATVGFGDFLVFKGLDLDVRRGEILGFVGGSGTGKSVLMRTILGLVPKRAGTIRMFGQDVDEIDDAARQLVDRRCGVLFQMGALFSSLTVRENIQVPMREYHNMSQTLMDELALFKLDIVGLPRTAADKFPSELSGGMVKRAGLARALSIDPELLFVDEPTSGLDPIGAAQFDALLAQLRDTLGLTVYMVTHDLDSLHTVCDRVAVLAEKRVVVTGPVSELVDYDHPWVQEYFRGERGRRFIPGA; this comes from the coding sequence ATGAGTGTGGCGCACGATCATACCGTCATCGGCAACGATGCCGCGAAGGGAGCGGCGCCCGACAACATCATCGAGGTGCGCGACGCCACGGTGGGGTTCGGCGACTTCCTCGTCTTCAAGGGGCTCGACCTTGACGTGCGGCGCGGCGAGATTCTCGGCTTTGTCGGCGGGTCGGGCACCGGCAAGTCGGTGCTGATGCGCACAATTTTGGGCCTCGTTCCCAAGCGGGCCGGCACCATCCGCATGTTTGGCCAGGACGTTGACGAGATCGACGACGCAGCGCGGCAGCTGGTCGACCGGCGCTGCGGCGTGCTGTTCCAGATGGGCGCGCTGTTCTCCTCGCTCACCGTGCGCGAGAACATCCAGGTGCCCATGCGCGAGTATCACAACATGAGCCAGACGCTCATGGATGAACTCGCCCTCTTCAAACTCGACATTGTCGGCCTGCCTCGCACGGCGGCCGACAAGTTCCCGTCCGAACTTTCGGGCGGCATGGTCAAGCGGGCGGGCCTTGCGCGGGCTCTCTCCATCGACCCCGAACTTCTGTTCGTGGACGAGCCGACCTCTGGTCTCGACCCGATCGGCGCTGCACAGTTCGACGCGCTGCTTGCACAGCTCCGCGATACTCTGGGGCTTACCGTCTACATGGTGACCCACGATCTCGACAGTCTCCACACCGTGTGCGACCGCGTGGCGGTGCTTGCCGAGAAGCGCGTCGTTGTGACCGGGCCCGTGAGCGAACTCGTGGACTACGATCACCCGTGGGTGCAGGAATATTTCAGGGGGGAGCGCGGCCGGCGCTTCATTCCGGGGGCGTGA